From a region of the Roseivirga sp. 4D4 genome:
- a CDS encoding tetratricopeptide repeat protein: MAYVFNSKIENPDRLERMLVARKSLVDLLEKKANALIEKGTLSQSLLIGPRGSGKTHMLRVFFNRIWNHPKKDKKIVIAYMVEDEYGIDTFLDLLIRIFNAFMRWYDDESTKKLFSEIEKLKRTPPDTRQTLAIEILNNYLDGRDLLIIIENLNEVFQGLGKLGQSQLRDYVQQYNNVAFFGSSQALFIDIQKEDKPFQNFFNITHLKKLTYEEAMSLVNTLAEEDKHEEFKTFLETPRGKANVHAVYDLTQGNHRLLVTFFDFLKAEFKSDLAEAFLHTIDKLKPYYESYFKLLSPQQQKIVQYLSSERHAVTGKEVSLNCFIAHTTISKQMSELQRLGYVESNKIGKDAYYEIAEPMLRIAFEVNENKKGIVSIFIDFLTQLYEVEEITKRYLKYKHMSAFQTDPLRKTTYEKEAFLYKQALGNSNQFDLQELEDRISQIVSSKEREEFIASISLKRKESLKGYDEQIGKLIDDENFEQALELSLEILDESPDDSLALSAAGFSYVALGNLSKAKEVYNKVVKHKPKDSNAWNVLGSIHSSEDELEKAIQAYNKSIETDDKNYDSWFQLGKIYHEINDFDSSEKALQVAVTLTEEDGYGWFKLGNLQRVQKLYNKAIVSFKRSLELEQGQYETWNNLILTYMDENDYQAAESILKKALKTFPDHEHISSLNTYYYTQINEKKDFLRYFRDWLKLAAKQKVEELYQFHSLTMSILLFNSRDFIESFINDGYQLMTEYQLESNLEKNILSAVFDLLSLHDELDQDHIIMIGEIIKESKLPKNVSEEWLKYADVGIKYFYEADSRALFELAKEERMLFLKFTEVLEDE, from the coding sequence ATGGCTTATGTATTCAACAGCAAAATAGAGAATCCGGATCGATTAGAACGGATGCTTGTAGCAAGGAAGTCCCTTGTAGATTTACTAGAGAAAAAGGCAAACGCACTCATTGAAAAAGGTACTCTTTCTCAATCTTTACTTATAGGGCCAAGAGGTAGTGGAAAGACCCATATGCTCAGAGTCTTTTTTAACCGCATTTGGAATCACCCCAAAAAAGATAAGAAGATTGTTATTGCGTATATGGTTGAAGATGAGTACGGGATAGATACATTCCTGGACCTATTAATACGGATTTTCAATGCTTTTATGCGATGGTATGATGATGAATCAACAAAGAAACTCTTCTCTGAAATAGAGAAATTAAAGAGAACACCTCCTGATACTCGTCAAACACTAGCAATTGAAATCCTAAACAATTACCTCGATGGTAGAGACCTTCTTATAATCATTGAGAATTTAAATGAGGTTTTTCAGGGTCTTGGTAAATTGGGTCAATCTCAACTTAGGGATTATGTCCAACAATATAATAATGTAGCATTCTTTGGCTCATCTCAAGCTTTATTTATTGACATTCAGAAGGAGGATAAACCATTTCAAAACTTTTTCAACATAACTCATCTTAAGAAACTCACTTACGAAGAAGCAATGAGTTTAGTAAATACCTTGGCTGAAGAGGACAAACACGAAGAGTTTAAAACCTTCTTAGAGACGCCAAGGGGAAAGGCCAATGTACATGCAGTGTATGATCTTACCCAAGGCAACCACAGGCTATTGGTTACCTTTTTTGATTTTTTGAAAGCAGAATTTAAGTCAGACCTGGCAGAGGCCTTCTTACACACAATTGATAAATTAAAGCCTTATTATGAGTCTTATTTCAAACTGCTCTCACCTCAACAACAGAAAATAGTGCAGTATTTGAGTAGTGAGCGTCATGCTGTGACTGGGAAGGAGGTTTCTCTTAACTGCTTTATTGCGCATACTACTATCAGTAAGCAAATGTCCGAGTTACAAAGGTTAGGGTATGTCGAAAGCAACAAAATTGGAAAGGATGCCTACTATGAAATAGCCGAACCAATGCTTCGAATAGCTTTTGAGGTCAATGAAAATAAGAAAGGTATAGTATCTATTTTTATAGACTTTCTCACACAATTGTATGAGGTTGAAGAAATAACTAAGAGGTACTTAAAATATAAGCACATGTCAGCTTTTCAAACTGACCCTCTCCGGAAAACTACTTATGAAAAGGAGGCATTTCTCTATAAACAAGCCTTAGGTAATTCAAATCAATTTGACCTTCAGGAGTTGGAGGACAGAATATCACAAATCGTATCTTCAAAAGAAAGGGAAGAATTTATAGCGTCAATTTCACTTAAAAGAAAGGAAAGTTTAAAGGGTTATGATGAACAAATCGGAAAGCTTATTGATGATGAGAACTTTGAACAAGCTCTTGAGTTATCGTTGGAGATATTGGATGAATCTCCGGATGATTCCCTTGCCTTATCCGCGGCAGGTTTCAGCTATGTTGCGCTAGGGAATCTGTCTAAGGCAAAAGAAGTTTATAACAAGGTAGTTAAACATAAACCAAAAGACTCTAATGCTTGGAATGTACTTGGTTCTATACATTCTTCTGAGGATGAGCTTGAAAAAGCGATTCAAGCTTACAATAAATCAATCGAAACTGATGATAAAAATTATGATTCATGGTTTCAGCTTGGAAAAATATACCACGAGATAAATGACTTTGACAGTTCTGAAAAGGCACTTCAGGTAGCTGTGACTTTGACAGAAGAAGATGGTTATGGTTGGTTTAAGCTTGGTAATTTACAAAGAGTTCAGAAACTATATAATAAAGCCATAGTCTCTTTTAAAAGGTCATTAGAATTGGAACAAGGTCAGTATGAAACGTGGAATAACTTGATTTTGACCTATATGGATGAAAATGACTATCAAGCAGCTGAGTCCATTTTGAAGAAAGCTCTAAAAACCTTTCCCGATCATGAGCACATCAGTTCGCTAAATACGTACTACTATACTCAAATCAATGAGAAGAAAGATTTTTTAAGATACTTTAGAGACTGGTTGAAGTTGGCTGCCAAGCAGAAAGTTGAAGAACTTTATCAGTTCCACTCATTAACCATGTCCATACTCTTGTTCAACTCAAGAGACTTCATTGAGAGTTTTATAAATGACGGCTACCAGTTGATGACTGAATATCAACTAGAATCAAATTTGGAAAAGAACATTCTATCAGCAGTTTTTGATCTACTATCGCTTCATGATGAATTAGATCAAGATCATATCATTATGATCGGTGAGATAATCAAAGAATCCAAACTACCAAAAAATGTATCTGAAGAATGGCTGAAATATGCCGATGTGGGTATAAAGTATTTTTATGAAGCTGATAGTAGGGCCTTATTTGAGCTGGCAAAGGAAGAAAGAATGCTCTTCCTCAAGTTTACAGAAGTATTAGAGGATGAATAG
- a CDS encoding nuclear transport factor 2 family protein, translating to MNEIKNTKPRNVRRLTLTLFAILGMSLVTYAQSDKAAVEATLMDYMEGTSKGQVARIKRAFTETAALYSVNPDGTQKRLPIAEYIGYFKEGQARDRVGKIVSIDIVNNAAHAKVEIISGNTKFTDYMLLLKLKDGWKIINKSFTREAIR from the coding sequence ATGAATGAGATCAAAAACACAAAACCAAGAAACGTGAGAAGGTTGACCCTCACATTGTTCGCTATTCTAGGCATGAGCCTAGTCACCTATGCACAGTCTGACAAGGCTGCTGTTGAAGCCACATTGATGGATTATATGGAGGGTACCTCAAAAGGGCAAGTTGCTCGTATTAAAAGGGCCTTTACCGAAACGGCCGCTTTATACTCGGTCAACCCTGATGGCACTCAAAAAAGACTACCCATTGCCGAGTATATTGGTTACTTCAAGGAAGGTCAGGCCAGAGACAGGGTAGGAAAGATTGTATCAATCGATATTGTCAACAATGCAGCCCACGCCAAGGTTGAAATCATTTCGGGGAACACAAAGTTCACCGACTATATGCTTTTGCTCAAGCTTAAGGACGGATGGAAAATTATCAATAAGTCTTTTACCCGAGAAGCGATTAGGTAA
- a CDS encoding helix-turn-helix domain-containing protein, with protein MALVIRIGKSVFFYFDSGLNENYILLGLLGCAAIGPMCYYFTKSQISGEKAFDTKSLLHLIPMVLLAAYAIFYESYAENRAFWSNKIVRGIYVYWGLYILAAIYLLIKQRFFIKKPFAEEYWTYGVVFGVSLVWLAYYTSSFTSYIAGSLTFSFLVYLLAWLLITNRKQVVANKKSKAEVKSMPQAEVDRLSEKIRSKILEDELYKDPNLKMPALAKMVGLSTHQFSAFINDQLQQNFSQLMNSYRVEIAKKLLQTEHHLTVEAIGFDCGFNSPSTFHTTFKKATGLTPAGYRSKTSSL; from the coding sequence ATGGCGCTTGTCATAAGAATCGGCAAATCGGTATTCTTCTATTTTGACAGTGGATTAAATGAGAACTACATCCTCCTCGGACTTCTAGGCTGTGCGGCCATTGGACCGATGTGTTATTACTTCACCAAGTCACAAATCAGTGGTGAAAAGGCTTTTGACACCAAGAGTCTTTTACATCTGATCCCAATGGTGTTACTGGCTGCATACGCTATTTTCTATGAGTCTTACGCAGAAAACAGAGCTTTCTGGAGTAATAAAATCGTTCGCGGAATTTATGTCTACTGGGGCCTTTATATTCTAGCTGCTATCTATTTGCTAATTAAACAACGGTTTTTCATCAAGAAACCCTTTGCCGAGGAATACTGGACCTATGGGGTCGTTTTTGGGGTTTCCTTGGTATGGCTTGCGTACTATACCTCCAGTTTTACCTCTTACATTGCCGGTTCACTTACCTTCTCGTTCTTAGTATACCTCTTGGCCTGGCTACTCATTACGAACCGAAAACAGGTTGTTGCTAATAAAAAATCCAAGGCTGAAGTCAAGTCAATGCCACAAGCCGAGGTCGATCGGTTGAGCGAAAAAATTCGATCCAAGATTTTAGAGGATGAGCTTTACAAGGATCCAAACCTCAAAATGCCCGCGCTGGCAAAAATGGTTGGTTTGTCGACACACCAGTTCTCAGCCTTTATCAATGATCAGCTTCAACAGAACTTCTCTCAGTTGATGAATTCATATAGAGTCGAAATCGCCAAGAAGCTATTGCAAACGGAGCATCACTTGACAGTGGAAGCCATCGGTTTCGATTGTGGGTTCAATTCCCCCTCAACATTCCATACCACATTCAAAAAAGCTACTGGTCTGACCCCTGCCGGATACCGCAGTAAGACTTCAAGTTTATAA
- a CDS encoding SLC13 family permease, producing MKIKRKRRKLFERIHLRFELDRAYFRELLDYVPRPLLSRHLLMFLGSTVLSAITVFILLNHQPQEVAFMAGVFVLSALLWVTEALPLFATALLAIGLQIILLANPGEWLGVGFESGNNPDFREILSPFADPILILFLGGFILARAAVKEGVDRALASSILKVFGNKPGMVLLGLMLITAVFSMFMSNTATTAMMITLVSPLIINMPTGDPLRKGLVLCIPCAANIGGMGTPIGSPPNAVAIGFLRNEGIEVDFLSWMIIGVPLVLILLFLSWLVISRLYKSPTKGLQLKADSQRIQPRGWFVILVFSSTILLWLTDQWHGLPSAVTALLPVVIFTATSIIDRKDYNSLEWHILALIAGGIALGLGMKLSGLDKELVALIPATSSFVFVLLVLATVLLSIFMSNTAAANLIIPLGISLATMATGGPDHQVVYYGLSIALASSAAMALPISTPPNAIAYAKGIVETKDFVKIGGFVSLMAVLLIGLLGPQIIGFWLDFLG from the coding sequence ATGAAGATCAAAAGGAAAAGGCGAAAGTTATTCGAGCGAATTCACCTCCGGTTTGAATTAGACAGAGCCTATTTCAGGGAGTTACTCGATTATGTACCGCGGCCACTGCTTTCGAGACATTTGCTTATGTTCTTAGGCAGTACAGTCTTGTCTGCCATTACCGTCTTCATTCTACTCAATCATCAACCACAAGAAGTAGCCTTTATGGCTGGTGTTTTTGTGCTGTCAGCATTGCTATGGGTGACGGAAGCCTTACCCCTATTTGCTACTGCCCTTTTGGCGATCGGTTTACAAATCATACTATTGGCAAACCCTGGTGAATGGCTTGGCGTTGGTTTTGAATCTGGCAACAACCCAGACTTTCGAGAAATTTTGAGTCCCTTTGCCGATCCCATTCTCATCCTTTTCCTAGGAGGCTTTATCCTTGCCCGAGCAGCGGTCAAAGAAGGGGTCGATCGGGCATTGGCCAGCAGTATTCTTAAAGTTTTCGGTAATAAGCCGGGTATGGTCCTTCTAGGTTTGATGCTTATCACAGCTGTATTCTCCATGTTCATGAGCAACACAGCGACAACAGCCATGATGATTACGCTGGTTTCTCCACTTATCATCAATATGCCGACAGGAGATCCCTTGCGCAAAGGTTTGGTGCTGTGTATTCCCTGCGCTGCCAATATCGGTGGTATGGGAACGCCAATAGGTTCTCCACCCAATGCTGTGGCCATCGGTTTTTTAAGAAATGAGGGCATTGAAGTAGACTTTTTAAGTTGGATGATCATAGGAGTCCCCCTAGTTTTAATTTTGCTATTCTTGTCTTGGCTGGTGATCAGCCGGCTTTACAAATCTCCTACCAAAGGCCTGCAACTAAAAGCAGATAGTCAGAGAATTCAACCAAGAGGTTGGTTCGTGATTTTGGTTTTTTCAAGCACCATTCTACTCTGGCTCACCGATCAATGGCATGGCTTGCCTTCTGCCGTAACGGCACTATTGCCCGTGGTGATTTTCACTGCAACCAGCATCATTGATCGTAAAGATTACAACAGTTTGGAATGGCACATTTTGGCACTAATTGCGGGCGGTATTGCTTTAGGTTTGGGTATGAAGCTGAGCGGGCTTGACAAAGAGTTGGTTGCCTTAATACCCGCAACCTCATCCTTTGTTTTTGTTCTTCTGGTTTTGGCCACCGTGCTGCTAAGCATCTTCATGTCGAACACTGCCGCAGCCAATTTGATCATCCCTTTGGGTATATCACTGGCTACCATGGCCACTGGTGGGCCTGATCACCAAGTGGTTTATTATGGCTTGTCTATAGCACTCGCGTCAAGTGCCGCTATGGCCCTCCCCATTAGTACACCCCCAAATGCTATTGCCTATGCCAAGGGAATTGTTGAGACCAAGGATTTCGTTAAAATTGGAGGCTTTGTCAGTCTGATGGCGGTATTGCTTATTGGTCTATTGGGTCCTCAAATCATTGGGTTTTGGCTCGATTTCTTGGGGTAA
- a CDS encoding pirin family protein: MSNTGLIIEERSRDIGDFLVGRLIPFRKKRMVGPFIFIDHMGPSTIKPGHYMDIGQHPHIGLSTLTYLLEGQIMHRDTLGTEQLVTPGSVGFMTSGRGIVHTERTPAALRDGGQYPVHGYQIWVALPKALQKMKPEFSFTPADQLSRWSESGIDFTLVAGKGYGKESPVPVYSHLFMVEAKAKDKAVLDVKGQVKGEVGIVIVDGYIEACGERIDKGNMLVSKEEDICKIVLGENTHVFLFGGEPFAEERHIYWNFVSTEKDLIEEAKQNWKDQKFEMVPGESGYIPLPGS, translated from the coding sequence ATGTCAAATACCGGATTAATCATAGAAGAACGTAGTCGAGATATCGGTGACTTCCTTGTCGGCAGACTGATCCCTTTCCGTAAAAAAAGGATGGTTGGTCCGTTCATTTTCATTGACCATATGGGACCTTCTACCATAAAGCCAGGTCATTATATGGACATTGGTCAACACCCACACATAGGGCTTTCCACTTTGACCTATTTGCTCGAAGGGCAAATTATGCACAGAGATACGCTGGGCACTGAACAGTTGGTCACTCCAGGATCAGTAGGGTTTATGACTTCTGGTAGAGGCATTGTGCACACAGAAAGAACGCCTGCTGCGCTTCGAGATGGAGGGCAATATCCAGTTCATGGTTATCAGATTTGGGTAGCTTTGCCCAAGGCCCTGCAAAAAATGAAGCCTGAATTCTCATTTACACCGGCCGATCAACTATCTCGGTGGTCTGAGAGTGGCATTGACTTTACTTTGGTGGCAGGTAAGGGCTATGGAAAAGAATCTCCCGTTCCGGTTTACTCTCACCTGTTTATGGTAGAAGCCAAAGCAAAAGACAAGGCCGTACTTGATGTAAAGGGCCAAGTCAAAGGCGAAGTAGGTATCGTTATAGTGGATGGTTACATAGAAGCTTGTGGTGAACGCATTGATAAAGGGAATATGCTGGTGTCGAAAGAAGAAGATATCTGCAAAATTGTTCTCGGTGAAAACACGCATGTGTTCCTATTCGGAGGAGAGCCTTTTGCGGAAGAAAGGCACATCTACTGGAACTTCGTTTCTACTGAAAAGGATCTGATCGAGGAAGCAAAACAAAACTGGAAAGACCAGAAATTCGAAATGGTTCCTGGAGAATCTGGATATATTCCTCTTCCTGGATCCTAG
- the acs gene encoding acetate--CoA ligase, which translates to MSNKIQTLSGYFHEYQKSVLDPETFWARIGESFHWRKHWDQTLSWDFDGPDVKWFVNGKLNITENIFERHLHTKGDTPAIIWEPNDPQEANRVVTYRELYEMTNQFCNALEAQGIQKGDRVIIYMPMVPEAAVAMLACARIGAIHSVVFAGFSSSSLADRINDCEAKAVLTSDGNFRGAKQIPVKAVVDEAVENTPSIERVIVLKRTGDDVTMKNGRDIWWHEAIDGQSTSYKAQEMDSEDMLFILYTSGSTGKPKGVVHTTGGYMVYAEYSFSNVFQYTPGDVYWCTADIGWITGHSYIVYGPLLAGGTTLMFEGVPTFPHAGRFWEIVDKYKVNQFYTAPTAIRALQVFGLEPIEPYSLESLKVIGSVGEPINEEAWHWYHDHIGKGNCPLVDTWWQTETGGIMISALAGITPNKPAHASLPLPGIQPIIVDAEGNELKGNNVEGNLCIKFPWPSMLRTTYGDHEKCKNVYFSAYKGMYFTGDGAKRDHDGYLRILGRVDDVINGSGHRMGTAEVENAINEHPKVIESAVVGYPHDVKGQGIYAYVICDMEGRSEQSLKDEIKDTVRKIIGPIAKPDMVQIVPGLPKTRSGKIMRRILRKVASGDISSLGDTSTLLNPEVVDSIIDGAGIQK; encoded by the coding sequence ATGAGCAACAAGATTCAAACCTTATCGGGATACTTCCACGAGTATCAAAAAAGTGTTTTAGACCCTGAGACATTCTGGGCTAGAATAGGAGAATCATTTCATTGGAGAAAACACTGGGATCAGACATTGTCATGGGATTTTGATGGCCCAGATGTAAAGTGGTTTGTCAACGGCAAGCTCAATATCACAGAAAACATTTTCGAAAGGCACCTGCACACCAAAGGCGATACACCAGCCATTATCTGGGAACCTAACGATCCTCAAGAAGCCAATCGAGTCGTTACATATCGAGAGCTATATGAAATGACCAACCAGTTCTGTAACGCGCTGGAAGCTCAGGGCATTCAGAAAGGTGATCGGGTCATTATCTATATGCCAATGGTACCTGAAGCAGCCGTTGCCATGTTGGCCTGTGCCAGAATAGGTGCTATCCACTCTGTGGTGTTTGCAGGCTTTTCTTCTTCGTCATTGGCCGATCGAATTAATGACTGCGAGGCCAAAGCGGTATTGACTTCAGACGGCAACTTCAGAGGAGCCAAGCAAATTCCTGTCAAAGCAGTAGTTGACGAAGCAGTCGAAAATACTCCGAGCATCGAAAGAGTAATCGTACTCAAACGTACGGGTGACGATGTCACCATGAAGAACGGTCGAGATATATGGTGGCATGAGGCAATTGATGGGCAATCGACATCATACAAAGCCCAAGAAATGGATTCGGAAGATATGCTCTTTATTCTATACACCTCTGGTTCTACGGGTAAGCCCAAAGGAGTGGTCCATACGACTGGTGGTTATATGGTTTATGCTGAGTATTCGTTTTCCAACGTGTTTCAATACACACCTGGCGATGTCTACTGGTGCACAGCTGATATCGGTTGGATCACCGGGCATTCCTACATTGTCTATGGACCGTTGTTAGCAGGGGGTACCACATTGATGTTTGAAGGAGTTCCTACCTTCCCACATGCAGGAAGGTTTTGGGAAATCGTTGACAAATACAAAGTCAACCAATTCTATACAGCGCCAACAGCCATTCGAGCACTACAAGTCTTTGGACTGGAACCCATCGAACCTTATTCGCTGGAATCATTAAAGGTCATCGGCTCAGTAGGTGAACCGATTAACGAAGAGGCTTGGCATTGGTATCACGATCATATCGGCAAGGGCAATTGCCCTCTGGTAGACACTTGGTGGCAAACAGAAACTGGTGGGATAATGATCTCAGCTTTGGCGGGAATTACCCCTAACAAACCAGCACACGCATCCCTTCCGCTACCTGGAATACAACCCATCATTGTTGATGCCGAAGGCAATGAATTAAAAGGCAATAATGTGGAAGGCAATCTCTGCATCAAATTTCCATGGCCATCAATGCTCAGAACCACTTATGGCGATCATGAAAAATGCAAGAACGTATATTTCAGCGCCTACAAAGGCATGTATTTCACTGGTGATGGCGCCAAAAGAGATCATGACGGTTATTTGAGAATTTTGGGCCGAGTAGATGATGTGATCAATGGCTCTGGTCACAGAATGGGTACGGCAGAGGTTGAAAACGCGATTAATGAACATCCGAAAGTCATCGAATCAGCAGTGGTGGGTTATCCACATGATGTGAAGGGACAAGGTATTTACGCCTACGTCATCTGCGATATGGAGGGCCGCTCTGAACAGAGTTTAAAAGATGAAATCAAGGATACGGTTAGAAAAATTATCGGGCCGATCGCTAAGCCCGATATGGTTCAAATCGTCCCTGGTCTTCCGAAAACACGTTCAGGCAAAATCATGAGACGAATCTTGAGAAAAGTTGCCAGTGGCGACATCTCAAGTTTGGGTGATACTTCCACGCTACTCAATCCAGAAGTGGTAGATAGCATTATTGACGGGGCTGGTATTCAGAAATAA
- a CDS encoding peptidase domain-containing ABC transporter, with product MNKSALLKRVMAYQHDQKDCGSACLLTAIRWYGYKDSLEHIRILTGTNAEGVNLLGLQQAGNQIGFKAEAFRASLGDLSDTDDLFILHTLKYGQLQHFVLCVGKENGKWLIADPEDGVKKYTDDQLMSEWQGVLLRLKFKEKLNLPKGKSDILSQWFLPLFTSHKKRLFLILTLGILHAVLLFSTSIFTERLVDELLPSKDKSIILSGVLLWAAFLVLALGLSYVRSHYTALFSRDFNADLIKRFFDKLLYLPKSFFDSKKTGDLVTRLEDVEDIEESATKWIEDGIIGFLVIIVAIGLLFVYDVQLALVNLILLPLLFVVILNRKSQVNTSQREAMVGHAMNNANYVDVITGMDVIKSRQAEVAFGKNTLALYRAFRNKVFRAEKVGISFGLVVQCLAVLITISVIGISCFKVLQGSLQMGNFLAIISISSIASANTTNMAYALIDFEQVKLSFERMYDLIGQSTEGFREEKPLLIKSDNELIIEGLGFSFPGHPQLVKDVSLKLKAGKLVTLLGASGSGKSTLINLIATLYFPDSGVIRFNGQDIHESLLNWRSLIGVVPQETKVFNATFWENVAVKSMGEDNRVARNRVEELISTHQLQSFTANLPLGMGTVLGENGVRLSGGQKRILGLLRALYHHPMVLLLDEVTSSLDRQGEALVAAILQKLKYEMPILQITHNPFIARDSDYIYLLQNGNTGVHGTPELLLKEDNFYGEFFSNPFYLDNRMGSVVEV from the coding sequence GTGAATAAATCAGCACTTCTCAAAAGAGTCATGGCATATCAGCATGACCAAAAGGACTGTGGTTCGGCATGCCTTCTTACTGCTATTAGGTGGTACGGATATAAAGATTCCCTGGAGCACATAAGAATATTGACGGGCACAAACGCGGAGGGCGTCAACCTCCTGGGCCTGCAGCAAGCTGGCAACCAAATAGGGTTTAAAGCGGAGGCTTTTCGAGCATCTCTCGGGGATTTGTCTGATACAGATGACCTCTTCATTCTTCATACGCTCAAGTATGGGCAACTACAACATTTTGTCTTATGCGTAGGCAAAGAGAACGGAAAATGGCTGATTGCCGACCCCGAGGACGGGGTAAAAAAATACACAGACGATCAGCTCATGAGCGAGTGGCAAGGGGTGTTGCTACGACTTAAGTTCAAAGAGAAGCTTAACCTTCCGAAAGGTAAATCGGACATTCTAAGCCAATGGTTTTTACCTCTTTTTACTTCACACAAAAAAAGGCTTTTTCTCATTCTGACTTTGGGTATTCTGCATGCGGTTCTTCTCTTTAGTACCTCAATCTTTACCGAACGACTCGTAGATGAGTTGCTACCATCGAAAGACAAAAGCATCATCCTTAGCGGGGTACTCCTATGGGCAGCTTTTCTGGTTCTAGCCTTAGGGCTGTCGTATGTTCGAAGTCATTATACTGCTCTTTTTAGCAGAGATTTCAATGCCGATTTGATTAAAAGGTTTTTTGACAAATTACTCTACTTGCCCAAGTCGTTTTTTGACAGCAAGAAGACCGGGGACTTGGTAACTCGACTTGAAGATGTTGAAGATATAGAAGAGTCTGCCACAAAATGGATAGAAGATGGCATCATAGGTTTTTTGGTCATAATAGTGGCCATAGGCTTATTGTTTGTCTATGATGTTCAGCTGGCCCTAGTCAATCTTATACTACTGCCATTGCTTTTTGTAGTCATTCTTAACCGTAAAAGCCAAGTCAATACCTCTCAACGAGAAGCGATGGTAGGCCATGCTATGAACAATGCCAACTATGTAGATGTGATCACTGGGATGGATGTCATTAAGTCACGGCAAGCTGAAGTCGCGTTTGGAAAGAATACATTGGCGCTTTACCGTGCATTTCGCAACAAGGTCTTTCGTGCGGAAAAGGTGGGTATAAGCTTTGGGTTGGTTGTTCAATGCTTAGCCGTTCTTATTACGATATCGGTGATTGGAATCTCATGCTTCAAGGTGCTTCAAGGGAGTTTACAAATGGGAAACTTCCTGGCGATAATTTCTATTTCATCCATTGCTTCTGCAAATACTACCAACATGGCCTATGCCTTAATAGATTTCGAACAGGTGAAACTCTCTTTCGAGAGAATGTATGATTTGATAGGTCAAAGTACGGAGGGCTTTCGGGAGGAAAAACCGCTATTGATTAAATCGGATAATGAACTCATCATTGAGGGTCTTGGATTTTCATTCCCGGGCCACCCTCAATTGGTAAAGGATGTTTCCCTGAAGTTAAAGGCCGGAAAGCTTGTAACCTTATTGGGAGCAAGTGGAAGTGGAAAAAGCACGCTGATCAACCTTATTGCTACGCTATATTTTCCAGATTCTGGGGTAATCCGCTTCAATGGTCAAGACATCCATGAATCACTATTAAATTGGAGAAGCTTGATTGGAGTGGTTCCTCAAGAGACAAAGGTCTTCAATGCCACTTTTTGGGAGAATGTAGCGGTCAAATCCATGGGTGAGGATAATCGAGTGGCTAGAAATAGAGTAGAAGAGCTCATTTCTACCCACCAACTTCAATCATTTACCGCAAACCTACCTCTTGGAATGGGCACAGTATTGGGTGAAAATGGCGTTAGGCTTTCTGGGGGTCAAAAAAGAATACTAGGGCTTTTGAGAGCACTGTATCATCACCCCATGGTGTTACTACTCGATGAGGTTACTTCATCCTTAGATAGGCAAGGTGAGGCGCTGGTAGCTGCGATCCTTCAGAAACTGAAGTATGAGATGCCCATCCTACAAATCACGCACAATCCATTTATAGCACGCGACTCAGACTATATATATCTGCTCCAAAATGGAAACACGGGTGTCCATGGGACACCCGAGCTCTTATTAAAGGAGGACAATTTCTATGGCGAGTTCTTTTCAAACCCTTTCTATCTTGACAATCGCATGGGCTCAGTAGTTGAGGTATAA